The sequence GCGTCAACATATTCATAGACTTCTCTCACAGTAATATCTATAGTTGAGAAATCTAGCAAACTGTCATATTTATTCAGAGAACCTTGCGCAAGTTCTAACTCATATATAACGTTGTTTAGTTCCTTTTCGATTTCAAATAATTCAGTCAGTGTGCCAGCCTCTTTCAGTAATTCTAGCAACCGGTCGCGCTGAGTTTCAAGCGATTTAATTCTAAGCTCCGTATCTACATATTGATCTGTGATATCCTGAACATCTATAGATTTCGAAGTCGCAACACCAAAATCTGCCGTGTCATCTATAAAGTTATTGAACTCTTCTTCGGGAATACGCACCTGCATATATGCACTCCGAGGGTTGAAGGTATCTCCCTTGCCATACACGGAGTAGCTTTCGATAAATCCGCCTAACTCTTCAATTTTCGTAAATATAACATCGATCGACTCATCAAATGCTGTGGTTTCAATATTCATATTACCGTTTTTAATCATCTTTCTGTTCGGCATAGCAATATCTGGCATCGCGCTATTCGCTCTCGGTGCTGAATCAGCCATCTTAGCATATCCACCACCTGCACTCATTTCCCCCATTTCCATTATTTCCATACTTTCTGGTAGGGCAACTTTATAATCTTCGTTCGCCGAGCTACACCCCGCTAACAAAAATATTGCCATCAATAATATAATTTTTTTCATAATACCTCCTGTACTTTTATGTATTTTTTGAAGTATATAACAAACTTAACATTCTGTCAATATATCGTCAAATTTCATTTTTGCATATAAATTGTCTCAATATGTTTATTTTTCAAATTTTTTGGCTATACTTTTAGATATAAAAATTTTGGAGGCGAGAATGTTAGAAGAACAATTTAAAGAAATTGATAGAATCAGATTTGCAGTTGGTACAAAAATATTGGCTGCTATGCAAAAGAATAAATTAGAATATTCTCATTTTGCAGGAAGCTCTGGCTATGGATACGACGATAGCGGGCGAGAAATCATAGAGAAAATTTATGCTGATGTATTTGGAGCAGAAGATGCCCTGGTGCGACCTCAGTTGATGTCTGGAACTCATGCATTAACCGTATCATTTTTTGGCAACCTACGCCCTGGCGATACGCTACTTTCTGTAGTAGGCAAACCATACGACACGCTTCTGTCTGTAATAGGAATACGAGAAGCATCCGGGAGCCTTGCAGAATTTGGAGTTAATTATCATCAAGTTGATCTTTTGCCTACAAACGAAATAGACTTCGCAGGAATCACGAATGCCATTACATCATCAACCAAAATGGTTACAATTCAGCGTTCTAAAGGATATTCTACTCGGCCTACACTGTCTGTTGCTCAGATTGCAAAAATAATATCAACAGTAAAAGCTGTTCGAGCAGATATTATATGCCTTGTGGATAACTGCTATGGCGAGTTTGTAGAAGAGATTGAGCCTAGCGAAGTGGGCGCGGATTTGGTAGTTGGCTCTCTTATCAAAAATCCTGGTGGAGGCTTATGCGAATCTGGCGGCTATATTGTAGGTAAACGCAAATACGTTGAAGCCGCAGCGATGCGACTTACAGCACCGGGGCTCGGCAAAGAAGTAGGAGCGACACTTGGAACCAATAAAAATGTGTTACAAGGATTATTTTTGGCTCCAGAGGTTGTTGCCAACGCCTTGAAGGGAGCGGTTTATGCTGCATACAAATTTGAGCAACTAGGTTTTAATGCAATTCCAAAGTGGAACGAAAAAAGATCCGACATAGTTCAAGCAATCGAAATGAATACCGCCGAAAATGTAATTGCTTTTTGCGAGGGCATTCAGAAGGCTGCCCCGGTCGATAGCTTTGTTAAACCCATTCCGTGGGAAATGCCAGGGTATGATGTACCTGTAGTTATGGCTGCTGGAGCATTTGTTCAGGGATCTTCTATTGAACTCAGTGCCGACGCTCCAATAAAACCCCCATTTACCGTATTTTTCCAAGGCGGATTAACACAATATCATGCTCAAATAGGAATCGATACTGCATTACAAATTATGAAAGACAAGGGCTTAATTGCTTAGGAGGATGCGATGAGTAAGCGTTTAGAAGTAAAGATAACTACCGAAGAAGCAAAAAGACAAGACGAAATTATATCAAAACTTTCGCAACATATTAAAGATAAAGGTTTAACATTTTTTATTGGAACATTTGGTTGCCAAATGAATGCTCTTGATTCTGAAAAAATCGAAGGGGTTCTTACCAAATTAGGATATACTAAAGCAGCCAGCGAAAAGACTGCCGATTTTTTAATATACAATACGTGTTGCGTTCGCGAAAATGCCGAGCTAAAAATCTTTGGCAAATTGGGTGCGCTAAAGCATCGCAAAAAGAAGCAACCCAACTTTATGGTGGCACTTTGCGGATGCATGATGCAGCAAGATGTGGTCCTTAAAACATTAAAGCAAAAGTATAAATTTGTTGATATTATTTTTGGTACGTACAACATATATAAGTTGCCAGAACTTTTACAAACTAGAATCGAAACTGGCGAGAACATAATTGATATTTGGGAAACACACCAAGAAATTGTCGAGGATTTGC is a genomic window of Candidatus Epulonipiscium viviparus containing:
- a CDS encoding DUF4349 domain-containing protein encodes the protein MKKIILLMAIFLLAGCSSANEDYKVALPESMEIMEMGEMSAGGGYAKMADSAPRANSAMPDIAMPNRKMIKNGNMNIETTAFDESIDVIFTKIEELGGFIESYSVYGKGDTFNPRSAYMQVRIPEEEFNNFIDDTADFGVATSKSIDVQDITDQYVDTELRIKSLETQRDRLLELLKEAGTLTELFEIEKELNNVIYELELAQGSLNKYDSLLDFSTIDITVREVYEYVDAHPEPVTFMDRIIQAFKDSFKNLFAVIQSAIVAFVLYLPFIAIIAIIIIILIKVFRVKKRK
- a CDS encoding methionine gamma-lyase family protein translates to MLEEQFKEIDRIRFAVGTKILAAMQKNKLEYSHFAGSSGYGYDDSGREIIEKIYADVFGAEDALVRPQLMSGTHALTVSFFGNLRPGDTLLSVVGKPYDTLLSVIGIREASGSLAEFGVNYHQVDLLPTNEIDFAGITNAITSSTKMVTIQRSKGYSTRPTLSVAQIAKIISTVKAVRADIICLVDNCYGEFVEEIEPSEVGADLVVGSLIKNPGGGLCESGGYIVGKRKYVEAAAMRLTAPGLGKEVGATLGTNKNVLQGLFLAPEVVANALKGAVYAAYKFEQLGFNAIPKWNEKRSDIVQAIEMNTAENVIAFCEGIQKAAPVDSFVKPIPWEMPGYDVPVVMAAGAFVQGSSIELSADAPIKPPFTVFFQGGLTQYHAQIGIDTALQIMKDKGLIA